In a genomic window of Glycine max cultivar Williams 82 chromosome 13, Glycine_max_v4.0, whole genome shotgun sequence:
- the LOC106795605 gene encoding uncharacterized protein, whose amino-acid sequence MYDHLNDACISTSRQLAGYITLLQCWIYEHFPSIAECITDSNYDEVSPRTCRWIAMKETMKTISTAMYRQRLDRLKIPDVCWMPYGEHRLPADSWESFDEIDDRWMHYSDHLSPATEMCVVPSQCAPDYIDWFFVISHSFMTTTQPSDLPRDAPVTHHVAFVEPHSPQVPEPTAASTHACSDVDQPRHAVVSLTICEICIKCHLRQLF is encoded by the exons ATGTACGATCATTTGAATGATGCTTGTATCAGCACCAGCCGACAGCTTGCTGGTTACATCACCCTCTTACAG TGTTGGATATATGAGCACTTTCCATCCATTGCGGAGTGCATCACTGATTCGAACTATGACGAGGTGTCACCACGTACATGTAGGTGGATTGCGATGAAGGAGACTATGAAGACCATATCTACAGCGATGTACAGGCAGCGTCTGGATCGACTCAAGATTCCTGATGTCTGCTGGATGCCTTATGGGGAGCATCGACTG CCTGCCGATTCATGGGAGTCATTTGATGAAATAGAcgacaggtggatgcactacTCAGACCATCTTTCGCCAGCAACTGAGATGTGTGTTGTGCCAAGTCAGTGTGCGCCAGACTACATAGACTGGTTCTTCGTCATTTCTCATTCATTCATGACCACCACACAGCCATCAGATCTGCCACGAGATGCACCTGTGACACATCATGTCGCATTTGTGGAGCCACATAGCCCTCAGGTGCCGGAGCCAACAGCAGCATCGACACATGCATGTTCTGATGTGGACCAACCTAGACATGCAGTGGTTAGTTTGACTATTTGCGAGATATGTATCAAATGTCATTTAcgtcaattattttaa